The nucleotide window GCTCGAAGGCGATGCCGAACTCCAGCGGCGTCGGGATCGCGATCCAGCCGGCCTGGGCGACCGCCGAGAAGTCGGCGACGCCGAGGGCGATGGCGGCGATGTAGCCAACCAGGATGCCGAGGAACACGCTCGTGATCCGGAGGAAGCCGGTGAAGAACTGGTTCAGCCCGAGCGTGACGAAGAACACGAGCGAGGCGAGCCCGATGTTCATCAGCGAGCCGTAGTCGGCGGCACCCGCGCCGCCGGCGGCGTAGTCCATCCCGACCGGGATGAGCGTCAGCCCGATCAGCATGACGACGATCCCGCTCACCAGTGGCGGGAAGAACCGGTCGATGTAGTCGTACGAGAAGCCGATACCGACCTCGACGAACGCGCCGACGAGGCAGGCACCGAACACCGCCGGTAAGCCGAACTGCGTGCTGATGGCGACGAGCGGGCCGACGAACGCGAAGCTCGTCCCCATCATCACGGGGAGGTTCGAGCCGACGGGACCGACAGTGAACACCTGGACGAGCGTCGCCACGCCCGCGACGAGCAGCGCCATCTGGACCAAGAACGTGGTTCTGCCGGTCGCGAGCCCGACGGCACCCGCGATGATCAGCGGCGGTGCGACGTTCCCGAGGAACATCGCGAACACGTGCTGGAGGCCGAGCGGTATCGCCTCGGGGAGTGGCGGCTTGTCGTCTAATTCGTATTGTATGTGATCAGCGGATTCCTGTGACATGATACCACGTTACGCAAGTATGGGTGTGGTTATATATAGGCTCGTTTGAGAAACACACCTCGTATCACTGCATACTTATATACGATTATTATTAACCCTCGATCCAGCGTGCGCTCACAGCGATCTCCGTCGCGTTCACAACGACACACGGGCGTGATGGCACGGATAGAGACCACGGACCGGGACGTTCGATCGAAAGCTCGTTTGCGACGCCGAGATCCGTGAGAGCAGCGTCGATAGTCGTCCGTTCCGTTTGGCAGCGGCTACCGGGTCCAGGGAACGTTCGGAACCCGACCCGGGATACCTCCGCGATGGAGCGAGTCAGTTGGCCGAGCGACTGGTCCACTCACGATCGGCCACCGAATCCAGGCCCACACGGGAGCGTACGTCATCGGCACGTGTTTGCGATTCCGCGAGAAGGTTCGGGTAGCGCTCCTCGATGCCGGGCACTGTCCCGTTCTCCATCACGATCTCGCCCTCGCAGACGACGGTATCTATTTCGTGGCCGTGTGTCTGAAGGACCAGTGCCGACGCGATGTTCCGGATCGGCGTCAGCTGCGGGTAGTCGAGATCGACGAGCGCCAGATCGGCGCGCTTGCCCGGTTCGATCGAACCGAGCTCGTCCGCCCGGCCGATGGTGCGAGCCCCGTCGATCGTCGCCATCTCCAGGGCCTTCTCGGCGGTGACGGCTCCGGCATCCCGGCGGTCGGCCCGGTGGATGAGGGCGGCGTACTGCATGTCCGAGAGCGGGTTGATCGTGTCGTTGCCGCTCGGGTTGTCGGTGCCGAGACCGACCGTGACTCCGTAGTTGGTCATCGTGGGGACCGGTGCGACGCCGGAGCCGAGAACCAGGTTCGTGAGCGGGTTGTGGACGATCTTCGTGTCGGTCGCCGCACACAGCCGAACGTCCCGCTCGTCGACGTGCACGCAGTGAGCTAACACTGTCCGGTCGCCGAGATAGTCGACGGCGTCGAGGTACTCCACATGGCTCATCTCGCCGTATTCCTCGTGGACCGTCTCCGAGGCGTGAGTCGTCGTCATCGTCTCCCGGCGTTCGGCGAACTCGGCGGCCGCGGTCAGCCCGTCGTCCGTCGCCGTCACGACGTTCTCGGGTGCGATCCAGACCTGCTGTCGGCTGTCTGGCGACGGATCGTGGTACCGATCGAAGACGTCGCCGACCCGTTCGAGGGCGGCGTCGGTCCCACTCAACGAGGCGTCCATCGGGACGTGCTCGACAGCCGATTCCTTCCGCGTGACGCGATCGACGAAGTCGGTTAGGGTGCGTGGGAGATCGTCGTTGTCGCGAAACGCCTGCGCGTAGACGTTCCGGATGCCCGCGGCGTCGTACTCGTTCAATTTCGCTTCGAGGATCGCGTCGGACTCGTCGTCCCACATGAGAAACACCTCGGGGAATTCGACGAAGGTCGTGATCCCCGCACGGAGCGCCTCGGTGACGAACAGCGCCGACGCGACGGCGTGGTCGTCGGGCGTCATGGCATAAATTGCTGGCTTTTTGACGTTGAACAGCCAGTCGTACAGCGCCCGCTCGTTGCTCACGCCGCCACGAGCGAGGATGTCCGCAACGTGCGTATGCGGATCGATGAACCCAGGGAGGACGGCGTGACCGCTCGCATCGACGATCCGATCGCCATCGTACTGGTCGGTGATCGTCGCCATCGGTCCGACAGCGACGATCTCGCCCCCGTCGACGGCGATTGCGCCGTCATCGATGACGTCGCGCGCCGGGTTCATCGTCACGATGCGACCGTTCTCGACGAGCAGTTCGACCATGCTCTTCGGTCAATCACCGACAGTATAAACATGTTCTTTGCTATCACTCCTCAGTACTGTCGGACCCATGCGGGTCGACCGACGGAAGCAACGTACCGGCAGGTGGTTTTTTGCTCGTCCCCCTCGAACCATTCAGTAATGTCACGAACGACCGTATCGTATACGGATAATCGTATTTACGAGTTCACGCCGGCGCTCGAACCAGCCTACACCGCTGCGGACGGCGAATCGCTGACCGTCGAGACGGTCGACAGTCTCGAAGGGGCGATCCAGAAGGATACCGACCGATTGCAGTCGATCCCGGACGAGGTCAACGCCGCGACCGGTCCCATCACCGTGGCAGGAGCCACACCGGGCGACGTCCTCCGGGTCGATATCGAGGCGATACGCGTCACCGAGGATCGCGGCCGCGTCGTCACCGCACCAGCGTTCGGCCTCCAGCAGGACGCAGCCGACATCGAGCACCCGTTCACGCGCATGACGCCCATTGATGGGGATACCGTCGAGTTCGGGGACGTTGCCGTCCCGATCCAGCCGGTCATCGGAACGATCGGGGTCGCACCGGCCGCCGATTCCTATTCGACACTCGTCCCGCACGATCACGGCGGGAATCTCGACACGACGGATATGACCGCCGGCACGACGGCGTACTTCCCGGTCTTCCAGGACGGTGCGATGCTCGCAATGGGCGACGCGAAGGCTGCGATGGCTGACGGGGAGATGTGTGGCACCGGCGTCGAGATCGGGACCGAGATCGACATCACCCTCGACGTGGTGTCCGATCCGACCGTCTCGCTCGACCGACCGCTGGTCGAAACTGACGCGGCGTGGAAGACGATCGCGAGCGCCGAAACGATGGAGGTCGCCGCGACGCTCGCCAATCGCGATCTGATGACGTTGCTCGAAGCCATGCACGACTGGGAGACGACCGAAGCGTATCTGTTCTCCAGTCTCGTCGGTGGTCTGGAGATCAGCCAGGTCGTCGACCCGCTCGTCACGGTGCGAAACGCCGTTCCGATGGAGTATCTCGACGATCCGTTCGGCACTGCGTAACTTTCGTGCTCCCGATCCCGAACCGCTAGGGTGATGAACGCCACGCGCGACGGTCGACGCAAGCACTGAACATCGCCATGCAAGAGCAGCAAGCCGAACGGCGGGATGGTCGGACGTGGTGGCGGGTCGGTTGCGTCAGCGTCGTCGCTCTGTGTCTCCTCGGCGCTGGTTTCGCGGCAGCCAGCGGCGGTCCAGCGATGGCCGACGGCAGTCCAGCAGCGGCTGCCGACGTACCCACACAGCAACAGCTTCAACAGTCGACGCCGAACACCGTGACCATCCGAAGCACGGGCGAGGAGCGCGTCTTCTATACGATCTCGGTCAGTGGCAATATCGAGCCAGGACCGGGAGCCGATCTCACGGGTGCGGATCAGCCCGATACGATCAACGGAGCGACGGCGTCCGGCTCGACGGCGCTCAACGGCGTCGACAACTTCACGTTTCGTGGGCGGATCACCGCGCTGAACGTCTCCGGCGGGCCCGCGGAGGTCTCCGTCAATGGTACGCAAGTCGACCCCGCGACGTTCCCACAGTCCGCACCGCCGACAACTGCCTCGCCGACGGCGACGCCAACGCGGACGCCGACGTCCACACCGACATCGACGGCTACCGCGACGCCGACGACGACGGCCACAGCCACCGCGACACCGACAGCAACGTCGACGGCGACACCGACGCCGGACACACCCTCGACGACCACGGCGACGCCATCCGCAACGCCGACAGCATCGCCGACCCCGTCCGAGGCGGCGAACGCGACCACACAGCCACAGGGCGAGAGCGGAGGGATACTCGACTGGCTCGGATCGATCAGCCTGTTCACCATCGCCGGCACGCTGTTGCTCGTCGTGTTCGCGATTTTGGCGCTGGTCGCTCGGTACAACGACTGAACGCCGCCACAGTCGCCCGCATCGGCCGAATTCAGCTCGAAAGTCGAGCACGCCCGCGCTATGAGATCGGGTCGTCGCACGCACCCTCGACGATTTCGTCTAGTCGGCCGGTGGCGACCAGTTCCGTCGCGATCTCGATGTCACCGTGGAGCGGTCGATCCGCGTCGAGCGGCGGGACGTGTTCGCGGAGTGCGTCGTAGGCCGCACCGGTGGCGCTACCGGGATCGAGCCCGTCGTCGACGAACTCCATCGCCTGCGCGCCACAGAGCAGTTCGATCCCCACTACCGTCAGCGCGTTCTCCACCGCCGTACGGGCGTTGAATGCGCTCTGGGTACTCATGCTCACGTGGTCTTCCTGCCCGCCGCTCACGGGTGTGTTGTCCGTCGAGGGCGATCCCAGCGATCGGTTCTCGTTGACGAGCGCGGCGGCGCTGTACTGGGCGATCATGTAGCCCGAGCCGACGCCGCTATCGGGCGTGAGAAACGGTGGGAGATGCTCCTCCTGGAGATTGGGATTGAGCAGCCGATCGACACGGCGCTCGACGATGGCGGCGAGGTCGGCGAGCGCGTTCGTGGCGTAATCCAGCCGGAGCGCGAGCGGTGCGCCGTGGAAGTTGCCGCCCGAAAGCACGCCCACGGACTCGGTGCCGCTCGCGCGGTCGTCGACCGCGCTGCCGGGGAAGACGAGCGGGTTGTCGGTCGCGCTGTTCAGTTCGACCTCGACCGCCTCGCGCAGGTGCGAGATCGCGTCGCGCGCCGCGCCGTGGACCTGCGGGAGACAGCGAATCGAGTAGGCGTCCTGGACGCGATCACAGTTGCGGTGGGATTCGACGATCTCGGACCCTGCCGTGAGTGTTCGCACGTTACGCGCGCTCGCGGCCTGTCCCGCGTGCGGACGCACGTCCTGGATCGCCGGATCGCAGGCGGCGGTCGTCCCCATCGAGACCTCGGTCGTGAGCGCGCCGGCGACGTCCGCACCGCGAAGCGCGCGCTCGGCATCGACGACACAGAGCGCGCCCAGCCCAACCGTGAGCTGCGTGCCGTTGATGAGCGCCAACCCCTCCTTCGCTCCGAGCGAGAGCGGTTCGAGGCTGGCCCGCGCGAGCGCTGCCTCGCCGTCGAGGCGCTCGCCGTCGACTTCGGCTTTACCCTCACCAAGCAACACGAGCGCCTGGTGGGCCAGCGGCGCGAGATCGCCGCTCGCGCCGAGGCTGCCCTGAGATTTGACGACCGGATGGATCCCCCGATTGAGCATCATCAGGAGATGGTCGACGACGACTTCGCGGATGCCCGAGTAGCCCTTCACGAGCGCGTTGATCCGTGTGAGCAGCATCGCGCGCACCTCCTCGCGTTCGAGCTCGCGGCCCACGCCCGAGGCGTGGCTCCGAATGAGGTTGGTCTGGAGTTGCTCGCGATCACCTTCGGGGATGTGTTCGGTCACGAGCTGGCCGAACCCGGTGTTCAGCCCGTAGACCGTCTCGTCGCTGTCGAGGACGTCCTCGACGCGCGCTCTGGATTCCCGGACGGCCTCGCGCGCGGAATCGGCGATGGCCACCGGGCGATCGTGGCGGGCGACCGCGGCCACCCCCTGGGGTGTGAGTGATTCGCCGTCGAGTACGACCGGTTCGTCCTCGTTCATCGCTGCCCTCCAGAGACGGGTTCGCCACCTTTGAGCACCGTTACGACGGTGTTCACGCCGAAATTGTAGGGGACATGGACGTGCGAGGGCGCGTCGACGATCGCCACGTCGGCGGGCATCCCCTCACGAAGCGTTCCCGCCTCACCGGCACGATCGAGCGCGCGTGCGCCACCGTGTGTGCCGGCGATCAGGGCTTCGGCGGGCGTCATTTCCATCCCGACGCAGGCGAGTGCGATCGCGAAGCCCATGCTCTGTGAGTGGCAGTTCGGGTTGAAGTCGGTCGCCACGGCAACCGATCCGCCCTCGTCGAGAAACGCCCGCGCATCCGCGTAATCCGCGCCAAGCGAGAAAGCCGTTCCGGGAAGGAGTACTGGTGTGACGTCAGCTTCGGCGAGTGCCGCGCGATCGTCCGCGTTCGCGTGGAGGAGGTGATCGGCGCTCGTCGCACCCAGTTCGGCCGCGAGCTGCGCGCCGCCGAGTCGGACGAACTCCTCGGCGTGGACCTTGGGCGTGAGCCCGTGTTCCATCCCGGCTTCGAGCACCCGTCTGGACTGTGCGACCGAGAAGACGTCCTCCTCGCAGAAGACGTCGCAGAACTCCGCGATCCCTTGGTCGGCGACCGCGGGGAGCTGGTCGTCGACCACTCGATCGGTGTACGTCTCGGCGTCCTCGTCTTCGGGCACGGCGTGTGCGCCCATAAACGTCGGCACGACATCGATCGGATGCTGTTCGTCGGCACGCCGAATCACGTCGAGCATCCGCAGTTCGGTCTCGGTATCGAGCCCGTAGCCGGACTTGATCTCGACGGTCGTGGTGCCGTGGGCGCACATCATGTCGAGATGCGGGAGCAGGTTCGCGAGGAGTTCGTCGTCGCTCGCCTCGCGGACAGCGTTTACGGTTCTGAGAATACCCCCACCCTCGGCGAGAATGTCTTGATACTGCTCGCCGCCGAGCTTCGCCGCAAACTCGTCCGAACGATCGCCAGCGAACAGGCCATGCGTGTGGGAATCGACGAATCCCGGAATCACGGTCTTCCCACTGGCGTCGATCGCGTGTGTGGCGTTCGCCGCGGGATACTCGTCGGTGATCTCTTCGGTCGGACCGATCGCGGTCACGTGGCCGTCCGTGACGGCGATGGCGGCGTTCTCGTATCGTTCGAGCGGTGCGTCCGTTCCCGGTCCGACGACGATCTCGTTCGCGTCGTGGATTACTGTCGTGAGTTCAGTCATGATGAATCTCCGTCGTACGCACTGAGAAAGTGGGCAATCGCCCGCGCGCCGGCCGCGGCGGTCAGTTCTCTTGAATCGAGCGGCGGCGCATACTCGACGACCTCGAAGCCTGCCACGCGGTCGTCGGCCGCGACGATTCGCAGCATGCGGAATAGTTCGCGCGTCGTGAGTCCACCGGGTGTGGGTGCGCTCACGCCCGGTGCGGCCGTCGCGTCGAGCACGTCGAGATCGACGCTGACGTAGACTGTATCGACCCCGGCCATCGCATCGAGTGCGCGCTCGGCAGCACTCTCGACATCGTCACCGACGGCCTCGCTTGTGACGATCTCGCCACCCTGTTCGTCCACATACTCGGCATACGCCGTCGATGTCTCGAAGTGACGTGCACCGACGCAAGCGTAGGCGTCGAGCCCCGCCTCGTGAAGCTGCCGGTAGGGTGTCCCGCTCGTCGGTTCGCCACGCACCTCACGACAGTCGAGATGGGCGTCGAAGTTGACGACGCCGAGTGATTCGGAGAGCAGCGGCGCAGCATTCGGATACGTGAGCGAGTTGTCGCCGCCGAGGAAGATCGGCAGCGCGTCGCTCGCGTGGATCTCGCGAGTTATCTCGCGGATCGATTCCTGGACCGTGCTGACGTCGCCGTCCAGAACCTCGACGTCGCCGAGATCGCCGACCGATTCGACGGGCCCCGCGTCGAAATGATGGGTTTTGACTCCAGTGAGCGCCTCGCGGAGCGCTGTAGGACCTTCACGTGCGCCGCGTCGGCCGATCACCGCGCCGTCGTACGGCTCGCCGACGAGGACGGTGTCGAACTCGCTGGCATGGTCGAGGGTTATCGGTTCGACGATATCGCCGAACTGCTCGTCGTTCGGGTCGGCGGAGGGGCCGTCCCAGGCCGGCGGTTCGCGCAGGCTCATCGCCGATCCTGCATCGGAACGGGCACGTCCGACTGGCCGGCCTCGTCGATGGCATCCTCGTAGCCTGCGTCAGCGTGGCGGATCACGCCCATGCCGGGGTCGGTCGTGAACACGCGCTCGGCCTTCTCGGCAGCCAGATCGGAGCCATCGAGCACGACGTGATTGTTCGCATGGAGCGCGTTGCCGATGCCGACGCCGCCGCCGTCGTGGACGCTCACGATGTCCGCACCCGCGGCGCAGTTGAGGAGGGCATTGAGGATCGGCCAGTCGGCGACCGCGTCGGTGCCGTCTTTCATCGCCTCGGTCTCGCGATGCGGGCTGGCGACGCTGCCCGCGTCGAGGTGGTCGCGCGTGACGACGATCGGTGCGCTGATCTCGCCCTCGGCGACCAACTCGTTGATCCGGAGCGCGAAGCGGGCGCGTTCGGTGACCCCATCGTCGTCAGTTTCGTACCCGAGCCAGCAGACCCGCGAGGGAAGTCCCTGAAAGGAGACCTGCTCCTGGGCGAGATCGATCCAGCGGGTGAGCGAGTCGTTTTCGGGGAACAGTTCGGTGACTGCCTCGTCGGTGCGACGGATGTCCGCGGGATCGCCCGACAGCGCCGCCCAGCGGAACGGGCCGCGACCGCGACAGAACATCGGGCGGATATAGGCGGGAACGAACCCGGGGAAGTCGAACGCGTCCTCACGCCCGCGGTGATCCTCGACCTGCCCGCGGAGGTTGTTGCCGTACTCGAAGGCGATCGCACCCTCTTCTTGGAGGTCGAGGATGGCGTCGACGTGGCGCTCCATCGTATCGAGACTCTCCTCGACGTAGCGCTCGGGGTTCTCCTCCCGGAGCTCGTCGGCTTCGTCGACCGTGTAGCCGCTCGGATAGTAGCCTTCGAGTTCGTCGTGGGCGCTCGTCTGGTCGGTCACGACATCGGGAACGAAATCGCGCTCAGCCATCGCTTCGAGCATGTCCGCGACGTTCATCTCGACGGCGACGCTGTAGGGTTCGCCGGCGTCGGCCGCCGCTGCGGCCTCGTCGAGCGCCTCGTCGAGATCCTCGGCGCGTTCCATCAGGTAATCGGTCTCCAGGCGACGCTCGATCCGGTTGGCGTCGACCTCGGCGGCGATACAAACGCCCTTGTTCATCGTGACCGCGAGCGGCTGTGCACCACTCATTCCACCCAAACCGCCGGTGGCGACGATCTTTCCTTCGAGGTCGCTATCATACTCCTGGCGACCGAGTTCGGCGAGGGTTTCGTAGGTTCCCTGGATGATCCCCTGCGTGCCGATGTACGCCCACGAGCCGGCGGTCATCTGGCCGTACATGATCTTCCCCTCGGCTTCGAGTTCGTGGAACTGCTCCCAGTCGTCCCACCTCCCGACGAGATTCGAGTTCGCGATCAGGACCCGGGGCGCGCGCTCGTGGGTCGGAAACCGTCCGACGGGTTTGCCTGACTGGACGAGCAGGGTTTCCTCGTCGTCGAGTTCGCGCAGTTCGGCGAGGATCGCGTCGTAGGCGTCCCAGCTCCGGGCGGCTCTGCCGGTCCCGCCATAGACAACGAGCTCCTCGGGTTTTTCGGCTACCTCGGGATCGAGGTTGTTGTTGAGCATCCGGAGGGCCGCCTCCTGCCGCCAGCCCTCGCACTCGATCTCGGTGCCCGTGGGCGCTCCCTGGTACTCGCGCCACTGCGCCGACGGCTCGCCGATGCCGGCCTCGTCCGGTGCGGGTTCTTGTTCGCTCATCGGCCAAACTATGCGAACGAGTCACGAGACAGTTTGGCCTCCAAGCGGTGGTTGATTTTTAAGCCGATCTGGAGCGGGGGTGTTACGGTCGTTCGTAGATCGATCGAATCGATGGCGAGCGATCGGTGTGAGCATGAATATAAAAATACCCCTCCGTTCGGCAGTATTCCTTCCTTGTTCGCGCTGGGATAACAGAGAGCTATGCGAACAACACCCAGGATAGACGATCACGAACCGGCACGGACCCCGATCTCACAGTCATGGATTTCGCTGGTCGCAGATTGGCAATCGGCTGTGGGAGTCGTCTTCCAGTCCAGTGGGAGCGATTCTGGCGGTTGGTGGCGGAGCGGGCGAAGTGAGAAGTCATTTAGTGAGACCACCACGGACGATCGACACGAATGGTAGCGTTCGAACCGCGGCTGTTCGCGGAGATCGATCCCGACGAACGCCCGTCGCTCGCGGCGTCGCTCGTCCCCGTCGCGGCGATGATCGTCTTCCTCAGCGTCGGTATCGTCGTCTTCGACCTCGACCCGCAGTTTCCCCTGTTCTGGGGGATCGCCTTCACTGGACTGTTCGTCCGATACCGTCTCGGCTTCTCGTGGGACGCGCTCTACGACGGCATCACCGACAGCATCCTGATGGGGATGCGGGTCGTGCTCATCATGTTCGTCGTCTACGCGCTCGTCTCGACGTGGATCCAGGCCGGGACGATTCCCGGACTGATGTACTACGGGCTCGAACTGCTCACACCCGAGATCTTCCTCCCGCTCACCGCCATCCTCGCCGCGATCGTCTCGTTCGCGGTCGGTTCATCGTGGACGACCGCGGGCACGCTCGGCGTCGCCTTCATCGGTATCGGCTCGGGGCTCGGCATCCCCGCGCCGATGACTGCCGGTGCGATCCTCTCGGGGGCGTACACCGGGGACAAACAGTCGCCGCTCTCCGACACGACGAATCTCGCGGCCGCGGTGACGAACACCGATCTCTACGAGCACATCAACGCGATGCGCGCGGGCACGCTGGTTGCGTTCGGCCTCTCGGTCGTTCTATATGTAATCCTCGGCCTGAGCGCCTCCGGGTCGATCCCGGCCGGGCGCGTCGGCGCGATCCAGAACGCCATCGCGGGCTCCTACGCCGTGTCGCCGCTCGTGTTCGTCCCGATCCTCGTCACCTTCGGGCTGGCCATCTACGGGGTTCCGGCGCTCCCGACGCTCGGCACGGGCGTCTTCGCGGGCGCATTCACTTCGATGGCCGTCCAGGGGACCGGTTTCACCGCCGCGTGGACGGCCGCACAGTCCGGGACGGCCCCCGAAACGGGGATGCAGCTCGTCGACGGACTGCTCGAAAGCGGCGGCCTGCTCGGGGGTGCATGGATCGTGACGATCGCGCTCGCTGCGCTCTCGCTCGGTGGCATCCTCGAACGGACGGGTATGCTTGCCGTGCTCGCCCACCATCTGGGTCGGCTGAGTCGTGGCGTGGCGAGTCTCACCGGCGTGACGGCAATCTCGGCCGTGGCGATGAACATGCTCGCCGCCGAGCAGTACATCAGCATCGTCGTCCCCGGGATGACCCTTCGCAATCTCTACAACGAACAGGGCCTGAAGAGCAAGAACCTCTCGCGCGCCGTCGAGGCCAGCGGGACGACCTCCGCGGCACTCATCCCCTGGAACAGCGGCGGGCTGTTCATGGCCGGCACGCTCGGTGTCTCGACGCTATCGTACGCGCCCTACTACTTCTTCGGCTTCCTCTCGCCGCTCGTCCTCATCGTCATGGGGCTCACCGGCTGGCAGATCGCGTACAAGGACGGAAAGACGGGCGAGACGACACCGACGAGCGAGGGATCCGTCCCCGCCGCCCCCGGCGAGGACTGACGCCCATGAGGCAGGTTTAGGGCAGCGCAGCCGTTGTGCGGCGTATGTACGAGGCGACCTTCCGCATCGAGGGCGACGGGGCCTACGCCGCCGCGACCGCGGGAACGGATGCGACGGTCGAACTGTGGTGTAACGACCACTGCGATCTCCTCTACGTCACGAACGAGGCCGTCGACGGGGTACGTGCGCACGTCCGCGAGCGTGTCGGCATCAAGGACAGTCTCCAGCGGCCGAACGAGTCGGTGCTCGTCACCGACGATTGTCTGAAACGCCACGAGCGAAGTTCGATCGAGACGTATCTCGCGCGTCACGACTGCCTGCTCCTGCCGCCGCTGCGCTACGCCGACGGCGCGAAATCCTGTCGCGTGCTCGCGCTCGATCCGGCCAACCTGACGGGCTGTTATCGCGATCTCGTCGATGACGGTTTCTCGGTCTCGGTCGAACGGAAACGCGAGATCGAGACGGTCGCCCACGACGCGCCGTTGCTCAGCCTCGACGGCGTGCTGCCCGATCTCTCGCCCCGCCAGCGCGAGACGCTCACGACCGCCCACGGAAAGGGCTACTACGAAATCCCGCGCGAAACGACGACCAGCGAGATCGCCGATGAAGTCGGGGTCGAACGGCGCACCGCCGAGGAACATCTCCGGCGGGCGGAAAACAAACTCATGGCGGCGCTGATGCAGTACGTCGGCGTCTGAGACGCCTGTACAGTCCGAATTGCGAAAATCGCAGTCCCGCGCAGTCGATATCGTTTTGGCCGCCGATCACCTACGAGACGGTACGATGATGGCAACGACACACGCGCTGGCCGGCGTTGCCGTCGCCTCGCTCGTCGCGCTCGGTGCCCCCGAACAGGCACCCATGGCGCTCGCGGCGGCGTTCGTCGGCGGCCTGTTCCCCGACCTCGATCTCTACGCCGGCCACCGCAAGACGCTCCACTTCCCGGTCTACTACTGGCCGTTCGCGCTCGCCGCCGGCGCGCTCGCCGTCGTTTCGACCGGGCCGGCGACCGTCGCCCTCGTCTGCTTCCTCCTCGCGGCGGCGCTCCACTCGACGATGGACGTCTTCGGCGGCGGGCTCGAACTCCGGCCGTGGCGTGCGACCTCCGAGCGGGCGGTGTACGACCACTTCGCGGGCCGTTGGCGTCGACCACGGCGCTGGGTGCGCTACGACGGTGCGCCCGAGGACGCGCTG belongs to Halococcus qingdaonensis and includes:
- a CDS encoding uracil-xanthine permease family protein encodes the protein MSQESADHIQYELDDKPPLPEAIPLGLQHVFAMFLGNVAPPLIIAGAVGLATGRTTFLVQMALLVAGVATLVQVFTVGPVGSNLPVMMGTSFAFVGPLVAISTQFGLPAVFGACLVGAFVEVGIGFSYDYIDRFFPPLVSGIVVMLIGLTLIPVGMDYAAGGAGAADYGSLMNIGLASLVFFVTLGLNQFFTGFLRITSVFLGILVGYIAAIALGVADFSAVAQAGWIAIPTPLEFGIAFEPSAIITIAFLYAVTAVETIGDMTGIVAAANREPTRDEIRGGLFADGIMSAIAAIFSAFPNTSFSQNVGVINFTGVLSRYVVAIGGGLLIVAGFVPKVAALVTAMPDAVLGGGALILFSTIFSSGVSIIDRDVDLNHRNTTILAVSVALGLAVEFRPDAIASFPELFQTVLGSGLIMGGISALLLNIVIPGSGDADVEPEPPADAEPSISGDGGVVDED
- a CDS encoding amidohydrolase family protein; this encodes MVELLVENGRIVTMNPARDVIDDGAIAVDGGEIVAVGPMATITDQYDGDRIVDASGHAVLPGFIDPHTHVADILARGGVSNERALYDWLFNVKKPAIYAMTPDDHAVASALFVTEALRAGITTFVEFPEVFLMWDDESDAILEAKLNEYDAAGIRNVYAQAFRDNDDLPRTLTDFVDRVTRKESAVEHVPMDASLSGTDAALERVGDVFDRYHDPSPDSRQQVWIAPENVVTATDDGLTAAAEFAERRETMTTTHASETVHEEYGEMSHVEYLDAVDYLGDRTVLAHCVHVDERDVRLCAATDTKIVHNPLTNLVLGSGVAPVPTMTNYGVTVGLGTDNPSGNDTINPLSDMQYAALIHRADRRDAGAVTAEKALEMATIDGARTIGRADELGSIEPGKRADLALVDLDYPQLTPIRNIASALVLQTHGHEIDTVVCEGEIVMENGTVPGIEERYPNLLAESQTRADDVRSRVGLDSVADREWTSRSAN
- a CDS encoding acetamidase/formamidase family protein, which encodes MSRTTVSYTDNRIYEFTPALEPAYTAADGESLTVETVDSLEGAIQKDTDRLQSIPDEVNAATGPITVAGATPGDVLRVDIEAIRVTEDRGRVVTAPAFGLQQDAADIEHPFTRMTPIDGDTVEFGDVAVPIQPVIGTIGVAPAADSYSTLVPHDHGGNLDTTDMTAGTTAYFPVFQDGAMLAMGDAKAAMADGEMCGTGVEIGTEIDITLDVVSDPTVSLDRPLVETDAAWKTIASAETMEVAATLANRDLMTLLEAMHDWETTEAYLFSSLVGGLEISQVVDPLVTVRNAVPMEYLDDPFGTA
- the hutH gene encoding histidine ammonia-lyase, whose product is MNEDEPVVLDGESLTPQGVAAVARHDRPVAIADSAREAVRESRARVEDVLDSDETVYGLNTGFGQLVTEHIPEGDREQLQTNLIRSHASGVGRELEREEVRAMLLTRINALVKGYSGIREVVVDHLLMMLNRGIHPVVKSQGSLGASGDLAPLAHQALVLLGEGKAEVDGERLDGEAALARASLEPLSLGAKEGLALINGTQLTVGLGALCVVDAERALRGADVAGALTTEVSMGTTAACDPAIQDVRPHAGQAASARNVRTLTAGSEIVESHRNCDRVQDAYSIRCLPQVHGAARDAISHLREAVEVELNSATDNPLVFPGSAVDDRASGTESVGVLSGGNFHGAPLALRLDYATNALADLAAIVERRVDRLLNPNLQEEHLPPFLTPDSGVGSGYMIAQYSAAALVNENRSLGSPSTDNTPVSGGQEDHVSMSTQSAFNARTAVENALTVVGIELLCGAQAMEFVDDGLDPGSATGAAYDALREHVPPLDADRPLHGDIEIATELVATGRLDEIVEGACDDPIS
- the hutI gene encoding imidazolonepropionase translates to MTELTTVIHDANEIVVGPGTDAPLERYENAAIAVTDGHVTAIGPTEEITDEYPAANATHAIDASGKTVIPGFVDSHTHGLFAGDRSDEFAAKLGGEQYQDILAEGGGILRTVNAVREASDDELLANLLPHLDMMCAHGTTTVEIKSGYGLDTETELRMLDVIRRADEQHPIDVVPTFMGAHAVPEDEDAETYTDRVVDDQLPAVADQGIAEFCDVFCEEDVFSVAQSRRVLEAGMEHGLTPKVHAEEFVRLGGAQLAAELGATSADHLLHANADDRAALAEADVTPVLLPGTAFSLGADYADARAFLDEGGSVAVATDFNPNCHSQSMGFAIALACVGMEMTPAEALIAGTHGGARALDRAGEAGTLREGMPADVAIVDAPSHVHVPYNFGVNTVVTVLKGGEPVSGGQR
- the hutG gene encoding formimidoylglutamase — encoded protein: MSLREPPAWDGPSADPNDEQFGDIVEPITLDHASEFDTVLVGEPYDGAVIGRRGAREGPTALREALTGVKTHHFDAGPVESVGDLGDVEVLDGDVSTVQESIREITREIHASDALPIFLGGDNSLTYPNAAPLLSESLGVVNFDAHLDCREVRGEPTSGTPYRQLHEAGLDAYACVGARHFETSTAYAEYVDEQGGEIVTSEAVGDDVESAAERALDAMAGVDTVYVSVDLDVLDATAAPGVSAPTPGGLTTRELFRMLRIVAADDRVAGFEVVEYAPPLDSRELTAAAGARAIAHFLSAYDGDSS